Proteins from a genomic interval of Spiroplasma diminutum CUAS-1:
- a CDS encoding CvpA family protein — protein MINIGPWWLFDIFAFAIIIGSTIYGMTRGFFITFYILILQLIIVLILLFVPALLTNSLNPLFMRLWVLLGLVEAFSALGNMIGESIGSILPGTGEIPISGSGAAYEFLKTISALGLYMFLCLFIFLFVNLIGFFLYKTFKRKMRRIKVIRKVDTLLGAFNGLAIGMILSMTVSFMASFPLFATDHQKIGLVDYSNMTEEQIKNKVLEGNAYKKYSLSRKIASPLPSLPIFGFTYSNACFTKYALDPLMVLGSQMIANKEVKDLKNFFLIYEDVMAEGYSTTNPFSLPISTCIELMPQDTRAVFRLSSELMLMGSTIFVNGLNQQQTSVTSVELINALDKYYKATRDDDITDIHSAWLNEKEMVSFYKWADSNSIENPFVILADNIDASTTTTNKRYLSTVLKDPKLTYNFFKSINYVNATTRNNLDTMPFLSTVYTANYLIKGLEISPSGEMKLGEFDNEGANSISKIEVQKEFWTETYNGVYWIKYYFDFANGYWN, from the coding sequence ATGATTAATATAGGACCTTGATGGTTATTTGATATATTTGCTTTTGCAATAATTATTGGAAGTACAATATATGGTATGACAAGGGGATTTTTCATTACCTTTTATATATTGATTTTACAGTTAATAATCGTTTTAATATTACTTTTTGTTCCTGCACTTTTAACAAATTCATTAAATCCATTATTTATGAGACTTTGAGTATTGTTAGGCCTTGTTGAAGCTTTCTCTGCGCTGGGAAATATGATTGGAGAATCAATTGGTTCAATTCTTCCTGGGACAGGAGAAATACCTATAAGTGGGTCTGGAGCTGCATATGAATTCTTAAAAACTATTTCAGCTTTAGGGCTATACATGTTTTTATGTTTATTTATCTTTTTATTTGTAAACTTAATTGGTTTTTTTCTATATAAAACATTTAAAAGAAAAATGAGAAGAATTAAAGTTATTAGAAAAGTTGATACTCTTTTAGGTGCATTTAATGGTCTTGCAATAGGAATGATCCTTTCAATGACAGTTAGTTTTATGGCAAGTTTTCCTTTGTTTGCAACTGACCACCAGAAAATTGGACTTGTTGATTATTCAAATATGACAGAAGAACAAATAAAAAATAAAGTTCTAGAAGGTAATGCTTATAAAAAATATTCCTTGTCTAGAAAAATAGCTTCTCCCTTACCATCACTTCCAATTTTTGGATTTACTTATTCAAATGCTTGCTTTACAAAATATGCACTTGATCCTTTAATGGTACTTGGTTCTCAAATGATAGCAAATAAAGAAGTTAAGGATTTAAAAAATTTCTTCTTGATTTATGAAGATGTTATGGCAGAAGGTTATTCAACTACAAATCCATTTTCTTTACCAATCTCTACTTGTATAGAATTAATGCCCCAAGATACAAGAGCTGTATTTAGACTATCATCTGAATTAATGCTGATGGGTTCTACTATTTTTGTCAATGGACTAAATCAGCAACAAACATCAGTTACAAGTGTTGAATTAATAAATGCATTAGATAAATATTATAAAGCTACTAGGGATGACGATATAACTGATATTCATTCAGCGTGATTAAATGAAAAAGAAATGGTTAGCTTTTATAAATGAGCAGATAGCAATTCAATTGAAAACCCATTTGTTATATTAGCAGATAATATTGACGCTTCAACTACAACAACAAATAAAAGATATTTATCAACAGTTTTAAAAGATCCAAAATTAACTTATAATTTCTTTAAAAGTATAAATTATGTAAATGCAACAACAAGAAACAATTTAGATACAATGCCATTTTTATCAACAGTATATACTGCAAATTACTTAATTAAAGGGCTTGAAATTTCTCCTTCAGGAGAAATGAAATTAGGTGAATTTGACAATGAGGGAGCAAATAGTATTTCAAAAATTGAAGTTCAAAAAGAGTTTTGAACTGAAACTTACAATGGAGTGTATTGAATTAAATATTACTTTGACTTTGCAAATGGGTATTGGAATTAA
- a CDS encoding holo-ACP synthase, translating to MAKIGIDIIENQRINLEDKFLKRFLHDQEITLLKELQSKEAQIQFASGRWAAKEALIKCVEHKVLPNTINIIYKNNKPVIENAIYKNIEISISHEKNYSVAVALNI from the coding sequence ATGGCAAAAATAGGAATAGATATAATTGAAAATCAAAGAATTAATTTAGAAGATAAATTCTTAAAACGCTTTTTACACGATCAAGAAATAACACTTTTAAAAGAATTGCAAAGCAAAGAGGCACAAATACAATTTGCATCAGGTCGATGAGCTGCAAAAGAAGCCTTAATTAAATGTGTTGAACATAAAGTTCTTCCAAATACAATAAATATTATTTATAAAAATAATAAGCCAGTAATTGAAAATGCAATATATAAAAATATTGAAATTTCTATAAGTCATGAAAAGAATTATTCAGTTGCTGTTGCTTTAAATATTTAG